The sequence GTGTAGTAGTGTGAATAATACTACCCTGTCTGCTGCTTGGAGGTGCTAAGAAGCCCAAAGGAGGTAGTGAGTGTGCTTATCAGGTAAATATGTTATAATGCaccaaatagcttttttttttttttttcttttgtggtatgcaggcctgtcattgttgtggcctctcccgttgcagagcacaggctccggacgcgcaggcccagcggccatggctcacaggcccagccgctctgcggcatgtgggatcctcccagaccggggcacgaacccgtgtcccctgcatcggcaggcggactctcaaccactgcgccaccagggaagccccccaaatagCTTTTTGTTTATAGCCATTGCCCTCCAGATCCACTCTCTACCCTTCTTCACCCTGCTTGTGCCTGGGGAAATTAACCTGTATGGGCACATTAACACACTCCCTTGACCTCTCATTGGATATATCCGGAGCTGGtaggaaaagggaaacaaaaggtgGAGAGTGAGCTTGGAATATCTATTCCCCCCGATCCTTCCAGACGTCCCTCTACTGACAGTCACAGCTCCTGACCAGTGCTCCACTCTACACAGCTCTTTATCCCCTGGTTCTGGTAACTGCTCCCTCTCTTCCACTCTTCAGGCCTAAGAGTGATGAAAGTGGCCCACCCTTACTGGCCCTGGGGTATTGCACGGGGTATCCACTGTGGTTTCCCTACCCTCCTTTGTAAGTAGTGCCTTTTTATTAAGCTCTCATCTGTTACCCAATGTGGCTCCACTATTTGTTTTCTGCCAAGATCTTGACTTACAATCATCAAACTATTACTTCCTGTGTCTCCAGGATAGTCCCATGCTTTTATCTAATGTTTGGGGATAAGAATAAAccctcccgggcttccctggtggcgcagtggtcgagagtccgcctgccgatgcaggggacacgggttcgtgccccggtccgggaggatcccacatgccgtggagcggctgggcccgtgagccatggccgctgagcctgcgcgtccggagcctgtgctccgcaacgggagaggccgcaggggtgagaggcccgcgtaccgcaaaaaaaaaaaataataaagaataaaccCTCTCATTTGGCCATTTCCGTGACGGCTAGTCTAGGAAACGGAGACCCTGTATTTCAGTACATGAGGTTTAGAACAGAGTTCTTAAAACTTCCCTCAATAGAACAGTCCGAGGTTCACAGTTTTGGTGACTCCGTATAAGGGGGAATTGAAGACCACTCCTCCGCCTCCATCCTACTTTGGAGTTTTGGCTGCTTCTTGGGAATTTATATAACTTGCTCCTAAGTGATCAACCAACTCTTCAATATGGAAAGTGTTGTGTGGGTAGTTATATCATTAAGTTAGCCAGGATAGATGACCAGATAGGATTTTTGGTCAGTCTTGACCTAATCTTCCAGATACCAACCCATTTCTGCGAGGCATGGCCTACATTGCAGATCTCCTTCTGGGCTCTGGGAATCCAGAGGTTCACATCCCCAGATGGCAGCAGCTCCTTCAGGCCTTTGATGGTGTGGGATTTTAGTGGTAGGCGTAGACCAATCTGCTCATTCAGGTAGAGCTCACAGATCCGGTTGCCCAGCATGTGCCAAAAGATGGCTTTCCCAGTCTTCCTGTTACTCATCAGGACACTGAGGAAATCGTGCAGGTCCTGCCAGAGGTCCAGGAGTTGGACCCCCACTTTCAAATTTTGCTTCTTCAGGTGGTCCCGGAAGGGACTCCCTGCACAGGCATCAGCACACAAGGCCCAGTGGGTGTACCCCAAGGAGAGGTTTTGCTCCACGGCCTTCTTAATTGTCATGTGGGGGGAGTAATTGATGATGGGGGTGACAGTCCTCAGGTGGGTAAAGAATGATGTCTCAAAGAGGCCCTCCATGTGGAGGTGGCTCTTGGCTTTGTTCTTCACATTGGACTTCCTGGCACAGAGAATATCCTCTTCCTGGAAACTGATAATTCTCTCCTTTAAAGAGGTCTCTTTCGGGGAAGGCATTTGTATAACCAACTTGCCTTGAGGAAACAGCTCCTGGGGGAGCAAAGCGTTGGTATCTGGGTTGGTATTCACTTCCAGAGACCAAGATCCTTGGTCTGTCAACTGCCACATCTTCCTCTTGGCCTTCCCGCTCGAGTACCGCTTCTGGGGGTGGTGCCCCTTCTTGATGCTCATACTCAGAGGGAGCCCTCCTACGTGGGTATAGCAGATACTGTACAGGCGAGTCTCGTATTCCTGCATCAGAGCCTGGCACGATTCCTCCTTGGCCATGATCGTCTTAGCGTGGGTATAAAAGTTTGGGAGCCAATAGCTCTGGAGTTTGAACAGAGCCACTTTTTGCTTGTGACTCAGGATTTCCCTCCTGATGGTTGACTGGTTGGGATGCCAGACGGAAAGTTCAGAAGGGCCtctggaaagaaagataaaggatgAAAATGATGTGGAATGGTGAGGTTTTtgaatttttccaaatgtttttgtGTCCTGGGGTGTAGACAGGTCAGATATATAGTGAACATGTTTTTAGGGTTTGTTCAACACTCAGTGACCCCTTACTCTGATTACCTTCCTTCTTCCCCAGAGAAATAACCATTTCGTGGGATTCCTCAAGTTACTTTTCAGACTACTGAAAGTTATTGTAAAGGAAAGCAAGAGGTACGCGAAAACATGTTCAAGAACAGGAACCGTGTACCTCTGAATGGGATTTCTCGAAGTTAGATCTGACTGAAGGAAAGAGTTTGGACTGGACAAATTGAAAAACTCCCAACTAGCCCTGATTTTAATGTCATCAATCCTCAGTTATCTATATGAATAAAGAGGAGTGTGACTAAAGCCCAAACAGCGAATCTTCTGGAACACATTTGTATTTGGGTTAGGAACACCTTCTCAGttagtaaataaatacatttgaatgAATCTGATGTTCTAGAgaaggggttggcaaacttttttctgtaaagagccagtaGTAAGTATTTTATGCTTTGTAACACATATATAGTCTCTGTTGCACAGTCTTCTTCTTTaagcctttaaaaatacaaaaacactcTTAGCTCCTAGGCCACATGTACTGCATTTGGCCTGTGGACTGTAGTTTGTTCTCAAGAAtcccaattgaaaaataaaacaaaccaactacgaaaacaaaacaaaacataccatGCAGGCTTAGAAGTGCAGGAGCTATTCAATTACCCTGTCCCAATTCCCCTTCATTCTTGCCAGCCACCCTTCACTCACAAGTACTATCTCAGGAACAGGCACCTACCAGCTTCAGGACAACTGGTCTCTCTCAAGCCCTTCCCTGTTTAGGGTTGGGGTTCTCACTGATATCCCTGATGGAGAGGGTAGCAGTCTGCAAGGCAAGAGACTGAGGACTATCAGACACTGGATTGATTTTTTCTTATATCTCCCAGGGATTTCACTTCGGATATGCTTTATAATTCTCTCCCAATACATATTACATATCAATATATTGAAGGCGGGAGGTGAGTACAATGGGCGATTTGTTACAACATTTTACTCAGTGGGATCTCCGGAATCTTAACGTTCCCtggtttcctttctcctttggcTAGTTGAGCTGAGAATCAAGTTGTCAAATCAACCCTAGATGGaaatcttattcattcattctttcaacagatatttattatgtGCCTACTAAGTGCCGAGTACCATCTAGGTGTTTGGGATACATccacaaacagaacaaaaatccccgccctcaaggagcttatactCTAGCAGAGGAGAGAGACAATATACAATAAGCATAATAAATACATCCTCTAGTGAGAATGAAAGTTATAAGcattacaggaaaaaaggaaaggaggacgTAGGGAGAGCTAGGGCAGGGGTGGATGAGTGGGCATTGGGCCATCAGGGTAGCCTTCAATGAGGAGGTGAGAACTGCCCAGAGACTTGAGGTGAAGGGAGGTCCATGTGAATACATGGAGGAGGAGCCTTCCATGTATTCAGCAGCgtgaacagccagtgcaaagccTTGAACTGGGAATGTGTCCACTATGTCTGAGGAACTGCAGGGAGGCCAATCTGGCTGCAATGAGGGAGCAAGAGAGAagcaggagatgaggtcagaaaggCAATGGCGCCAGGTCTCTAGGACCTGGAAAGGCATTTTAGGGGCTCTGGATTTCACACTGAGATGGGAGCcattggtgatggtggtggggagggtcagcgagcagaagagtgacatgaactaacagatgttttaaaaagctCACCCTGGCTGCTGGGAGCAGAGAACAAGAGCAACAGTGAGGAGACTGATTCAGAGATGATTTCAATAgccaggtgagaaatgatggtggCTTAGACCAGGTGATAACAGTGAAGGTGGTGCTACCTTTGATTCTGAACATATAGTAGGCAATGTGGCCGTCATTAACTCTCTCATGTCTGGCTGCAGTGAGACAAACAGCCCAGCCCATCAGACTCCTG comes from Delphinus delphis chromosome 1, mDelDel1.2, whole genome shotgun sequence and encodes:
- the RGSL1 gene encoding LOW QUALITY PROTEIN: regulator of G-protein signaling protein-like (The sequence of the model RefSeq protein was modified relative to this genomic sequence to represent the inferred CDS: substituted 1 base at 1 genomic stop codon), with product MSNAEMIGSTNLILLLEDETFADFFNTFLSLLVFGQTPFYTLENSXWSLWPEIPHDLIAKYKGLLTWLEKYRLPFFCKTNLWFHYILCQEFISFVQSPEGGPSELSVWHPNQSTIRREILSHKQKVALFKLQSYWLPNFYTHAKTIMAKEESCQALMQEYETRLYSICYTHVGGLPLSMSIKKGHHPQKRYSSGKAKRKMWQLTDQGSWSLEVNTNPDTNALLPQELFPQGKLVIQMPSPKETSLKERIISFQEEDILCARKSNVKNKAKSHLHMEGLFETSFFTHLRTVTPIINYSPHMTIKKAVEQNLSLGYTHWALCADACAGSPFRDHLKKQNLKVGVQLLDLWQDLHDFLSVLMSNRKTGKAIFWHMLGNRICELYLNEQIGLRLPLKSHTIKGLKELLPSGDVNLWIPRAQKEICNVGHASQKWVGIWKIRSRLTKNPIWSSILANLMI